The Rosa rugosa chromosome 1, drRosRugo1.1, whole genome shotgun sequence genomic sequence AGTAAATTGAGATGCTTGAATCCAGATTCCAATAGTAATGCGGTAATTAGAGTGAGGCACGAATTTGTGAAATTGAAAATCAGATAGGGCAATAGGATTCAGGATGATGTTAAGAAATCTAACAGAAATTTCACCGAAATTTTGAGGGTGCCGGATACACTATCATGGGAGGGTAATGAAGTGCGGTGGGGGGTGTAATGCTATTCTTGTGGCTCTGGATCCATAGGGCATCTTGGAATTGATGTGTTGAACTTACAAGGCAAACATTAAAACACTAAATGTATGGTTTTAAGTCAATTAGTAATAAGGTTTCTAGATTAATTTTCATTTGGTTTCATTGTCATGATTCATATTCCTTTATAGACTCTGTAAATGCTACTGCAAATGTTGAGTTGTTTCTGCTATATGTTTTTCTAAGTGGCCTGCATGGTAATAAATCCAGTATCTTGAAGAGTTAATTTGATAGGAAGTGATTGTGGCTATTTATGAACACTAATTTCAATCCCGTTTTAGAGAGGCCTCAGTATCTCACTTTAAGTTTTCTTTTTATCTTGTAGATCAAAATGGAAGCTATGTGCCTTTGAAGCAAAGGTATCTTCTACTAACTCCTCAATCCTCATGTTCTCTGAACCAAATTTATGTCTTCTTTCTCAATTGAGCCTTTTAAAACTGCCATTAATCTTTCTTTTGTCCCTTTTGCAGTTCAGCTGGTATGACCTTCTCCAAAAGTTGGTCTGATATCCAATGCCAATGTGTAAGGGTTGACTCAGCAATCAACAGTAATTTGAGCTCAATTTTTGTGTCTGTATAAGCAGGACTGGCAGGTGGAGCCATTGCTGGCATAATTGTTGGAGTAATTGCTGGAGTGCTGTTAGTGGCTGGTTTTGTATATTTTGGATTTTACCGAAAGAAGAAGGTGGACACAACTGCACTGTTACCAACATCTGAACAATCTTCTCAAAATGGGCGCTGTACGTTACTTACTCCTTCtccttgtttatttttttagataTTGTGAATGATAGTGTTCTTCATTGATTCTTTGGATTCATCAAGTAGCTTTTAACATTAGTTCTGTGCAGAAGCACCAGTCAGGGTAGCTGACTATGGCCCTTGCTTTACAATGTTATCCTTCTCAGTTTCTTTCAATTTGTTTTCTCTTCCCCCTTTTCTGCAAACAACAGAGGGTCTTATATTTGCGTCATTCCCCTATTTCCTTTTCAGAAGTGTAATAAAAAAAGACGGTTGCTTTTCAAATATTAGTGGCTCATTCGTGTAGAACAAATTGGTAACTTTTTTTTGTGTGTAGTTTCAGCGCCACTGATCTGTACCTTTCATACTACCTGGGATTCTGTAAATGTTCTCTTGAAAATCCCATTTAATCAGTCCTGTAGAAAATTCTTgtgtcttttatttttaagagcTGTCATTCAAAAGTTTTATCTAACTGCTCCATATGTTCCTCCCTTAATTGCGCACATATCGAAACAAATTCATTTTATGTTACCAGTTCTATCTCTTACACTCTCCTATCAAATTGATATTTGACATGACTGATTGATGTTCCTTGGTCTAGCCCTTGGAATTATCCCAGATAAATCTACTGAAACCAACAGTGCTTCTAGAGGCCCAACAGGCATTACCGTGGACAAATCAGTGGAGTTCTCTTTTGAAGAACTTTCCAGGGCTACTGATAACTTCAGTCTGGCTAATAAGATTGGACAAGGTGGTTTTGGGGCTGTTTACTATGCCGAGCTGAGAGGCGAGGTCTGTTTCCTTTaccattttctatttttctagCTCTGAGATTTTTAGTGCTATTAAGGAACTTGTGCTCTTATTATTACCAGGCCAGGTTGTTTTCATTTGTCTGTGATCATTTATTTCTCTCCTAGAAGTTCCACCCTTATAATTCTCTCTATGCAGAAAGCTGCAATCAAGAAGATGGATATGCAAGCATCAAAAGAATTTCTTGCCGAATTAAACGTTTTGACTCGTGTACATCACTTGAATCTGGTAATGAACTTCTCCCTCCAAATGATGACATGTATATGAGTTCATCACGTAGTAATTGGTGCTGATAACTATAATACAAGTACTGTTTCAGAATTTTCAAAGAATTGCTGGAATCAACTAGGAGAGTTTTTTTTATGTCTATTTCTGGAAATATTTTTATCTGTTAGCATAGTGCTGCAGTGGATTAAAGATCCTCAGTTTAGAATCTCCGAATGCAATTTCCCTATATAGGTTGAATTCTATACGTTGATCTCACATCATCCCAACTTAAGCTTTTGGAGCAATGAGAAACCAACACAGTAAACTTTATCATAGTATTAAAAACAGGAGATCATTATTAGAATCTCAGCTCTTGCAATCTCCCAATATAAGTTGAATCCCACATTTGAGCTCACAGGCCTAGTTGGCTCACATCCTTGTAGCTTAAATTTTCTTTAACTATGGCAGTCCAGTAAACTTTATCATAGTATTAAAAACAGGAGATCATTATTAGAATCTCAGCTCTTGCAATCTCCCAATATAAGTTGAATCCCACATTTGAGCTCACATTCTAACAACTTAAGCTTTTGGAGCactacaaaacaaacaaacattttCAGAATGCATGTAAGACCGGGGGTTCTGATCAGAGGTTACATATGAGTgaagaattttatttttatagtatCTAGAATGATATATAaggtttttagtttttactaTATAAAAGATAGATGCAATATGGTTTGCATTTTACCATTATTTATTTTAGAATATAgaaatgccttttttttttttttttcaatttagaATATTAAAATTATGACTATGACTAGATCTAATCTTCCCCGTGAAGTATTACAGTACTACTCTGTATAACTGGTCTCTAAGACGTGTAATTATTTCTAATTTTCTAGACATTCAATACAGGTGCGCTTGATTGGTTATTGTgttgagggatccctttttctCGTATATGAATACATTGAAAATGGCAATTTAAGCCAACATCTGCGTGGTTCAGGTTAGATTCTGAATTATGAGGGGATACTTGCTGGTGTATGCAGAAGAATGGTACTGATACTGTTTTAACTTTATCCAGAGAGGGACCCAATACCATGGTCTAATAGAGTGCAGATTGCCCTGGATTCAGCAAGAGGTCTTGAATACATTCATGAGCATACTGTTCCTGTTTATATCCACCGTGACATAAAGTCAGCCAATATATTAATAGACAAGAACTACCATGCAAAGGTTACTTTAGTGCTTGTATTGCCATTATGGTCCTTTTGAAGCTTATTCTTATCATTGCACTCtaatctctctctttttctgttGCAGGTTGCAGATTTTGGATTGACTAAACTGACTGAAGTTGGAAGTACATCACTCCCCACGCGTCTTGTGGGAACATTTGGATACATGCCACCAGAGtaagatatatattttttttatcttgattTTTTCCATCATTTAATCTGTTACATAACTAGAAAGCTTTAGCAATAACAGATTTCCTTTATATGCTAGAAGGACCTATTATGAGCTCAACAAGTGGCTATTCTAATTTCCTAGGTTTCTACCCATCATCCCCTGACTAATAAGCTGATAGCTAAAGGGCCATTGCATAGTAGAAATTCGAAATAGATAAATATCTATAGTTTTAGTCCAAAGAGAAGATCAATTTCTAGTTTTTCGAATGTCATCGGTTTTTAGCTATCTATATCTGAATCTTGATTGTGGAAATGCTTAACTTGTTCAAGCCCCATTTTGCTTCCCTTGAAAGtggtgtttttattttatttatttatttcttaattattattattattattattattattttaaatgaATTTGCATAATTAACAAACCCTTTCGCCCATGAGGGTTTAGTGGAAGGGTAAGGCCCATGGTTTGGGTTTGATTCCCCATTAGTAGAGTTTCCTCATTCTATTGCGTCCTCTATGAGCAGTAATCTTCTTCTCTGAGACTTATCTTTCTATGCTTGAGTTGTGCTAAAGATTGTAGAATTCAGCAGAAGGCCTCAGTTTCGAGCCTGGGccaaagaaaaagaggaaaacTTCAGTTATAGTTGTATATGAATTAACTTCTACTATGCATTCATGCAGATATGCTCAGTATGGCGAAGTTTCTCCCAAAGTAGATGTATATGCTTTTGGAGTCGTCCTTTATGAACTAATCTCTGCCAAGGAAGCAGTTGTGAGGGCAAATGCTTCTGGAGCAGAATCAAGGGGCCTTGTTGGTTTGGTTGGTTTCTCTGTCCTACAAAATAAAGCCAATTTAGCTTCTGTAGTTTATCTTTCATTTGGCAGTAGTCTCTGAGCAACCACATGTCCATAATTCTGTTTTATTTTACTTCCACAGTTCGAGGAAGTCCTTAATCAGCCCGATCCAAGAGAAGAGCTCCAAAAAGTGGTTGACCCTAGGCTTGGAGACAGCTACCCACTTGAATCAGTCCGCAAGGTGAAATATTCTTAGAGAAAAGCACATTACGGTTTATTTCGTTAGATATCAGTTCTGAAATAGCTACGGTGGTTTTCTGTGCAGATGGCCCAACTTGCCAAAGCATGCGTGCATGAGAATAAAGAATTGCGCCCAAGTATGCGATCTATTGTTGTTGCGTTAATGACACTTTCATCATCAACTGAAGATTGGGATGTCGGATCCTTCTACGAAAATCAGTCTCTTGTCAATCTAATGTCAGGAAGGTAGAATCTGATGCAAAATGTTGTTTGTGTTTATAGGAAGTTTCTTTGAACATTACGAATATAAGATATCATAGACATTGTACAGACACATAATCGAGCACTGTGAGTCTTTTGTAAACTGTACATACATAATATCATTAAAGTATCAATGAAGAGGTAAAAGTTACATACGCTGCCCTGAAGTGGTAGATAGGACGATGAGATTGTGCGGTTTTCATCTTGTTTAGATAAGAAGATTATATTGATCTGTCAGACCTCGTGCAAAAACACCGTGAAAATCTTGCATCAATTCCGGTTCAGGTGATTTGATCagttaaaacaaataaaatcagGCCGGCCCATTTTACAGTTTACAGGCCTAAATAGCAAACAATTTGGTCGGCATAACTCATCGTCCCCCTATAAACAAGGGGACTACTTCCCATCTCTCCCGCTCTTTCTCtgaaatttagggtttcaaaccGAAACAGAAACAAGTTCTTGATGGAGAACAGCGATATCGGCGTCTTTGAGCAGCCAAATTTCGATGGCAAGGCTGATTATCTTCTCGAACTTTTGTTAATAACCTTCTGTTCCGCCAACTCTGGTACACATATTTTGGCAGACCTATGTTCTTTTGTGCTATTTTTAGTTGCGCTCAATGTACCAAGTTAAGAGTTTGTAAATGATATGCTTTGTCGTCAGTTTATCTATCTCTAATTGAGATGTAGGATGTGTGTGCTTGCTCTCTATTACCTGAAAACTCCTTGGTAGTACTTTTCATTAGAATATCTCTCATTGAtctattttgtttatttattttatttggtgCTCAACATATGATTCAAGGCAAACACTAAATGGCAGACAACATGATATTATCAAGCTtggcaggctttgcagaaaatATTGGATCAAGAAGGTGGGTATTCTGTTGGCATCTCCTATATAATTTTTCTTCTAAAAATTCTACATCCTTTTTAGTTGGGAGCATTCTATGTAATTGTCATGTGAGGCTTTTAATTTTAGCTTCGTCTTAATCGCAAAGCTTTTGTTTGAGCTAGAAATCAAAGTTATAAGAGTTGGGAGTATGCCTTTATATAGGTGTCCTGCAGGTTCTGTTACGTAACCCAGCTGCTAGACGAAGAGTAACATCCCTCACTTTTCAGCCTTTTCTGATCTTCTTATTAAAGGGTGCTGCTGGAGAACCAACAGGCATTACTGTGGACTTATCAGGGCATTTTCATATGGAGAACTTTTCAGGGCTACAGATAACTTCAATCTGACTAATAAGAATGGAGAAGGTGGTTGCGGGGATGTTTACTATGCTGAGCTACGAGGCCAGGTTTGTATCCTTTTTATTTTCAGTGTCATACAAGACCTGTACGAGCATAGCTTCTCcagttttgtgcaagctggtcACTACAAAGAATTACtcattgttttcttcttcttcttcattcttgttttttttttttgtttttttgttttttgggagTAAGCCAAAAGGTGTCAAAAACTTGAAATAGACATGGGATAAAGGGCATGGTGCTCTTATATTCTTGTTATTTCTTGCCAATGAAGGAAAATTTACTCCTCTGAAATGGGCCAATGGTTTGCTTCCTCATCTTTCACTTCTTCCATGATCAACCAAATCACATGGTGCCATAATTAATCTTCCatatttccctctctttttaATCCTTCCTCTCCTCTTTTCCTTCAACCAAATGAAGTCTGAGTAATATTAATTTGCTAGTCCAGCTGCATGCATTTGAATGGAACTAGCTACTGTGTAatccttttatatatataagaagGGGGAACTTTTTGATAATATAATTGATAGATTTTAGAGAGTGAAGGGGTTTAGTGTTTAGGTGTAGGACAGAGCAAAGACTTTTAGAATCAGAGGAGGGGTTTTTCAAAAACAGAGGACTTGTATTGATTGTTTGATGATTAATTACATTGCACATCTCTTCATACATATTTATAGAACAAGTCCACCGACTTCGACCGACTTAGCTTCACCGACCTTCCTCATGTGGTTAATTGTTAACTACACATTAAGTGATAATTCTTGAACTCACTAGCAGTAGGTAATACAAGATCATTCTAGTCCTTGGTTCTAGCTAGATCTGTACCATTCTAGACTAACCTACATTACTAGAGAAAGCTTTAGAAATGGACTTACTGTTTTAACAATAATCAAGTAACTAGCATGATCTGTACAATTCTAGATTAACCTACATTACTAGAGAAAGCTTTAGAAAGCACCAATGTGCATTACTGTTTGAACAATAATCAAGTAACTAGCATCTGTATAGGATATACGTACTTATCATAGTATAAGGTCCAACACCAGAAACTACTTTATAAAAGACAACTGAATATATAAAATAACTTCATACATAGGAGAATTGATGAGCATGTATATAAGTTCAGCTGAATATAATGAACTTATCTTTCTAACTGATGACATGTATATAATTCCTGCATCATCTAGTAATTGATGTTTTCTTTTTCGATAActgatatataaatattttattattagcACAATTTCTGTCAAAGAAATGCTGGAATCTATAATAGATTTTGCACGTCTATTTCTAGAAGTCTTTTGAAGGAAACTCTCCTGTCTGTTACTCTGTTAGCATAGTGCTACATGGACTGGGTACCTTGAGTAGTTGAGTATGCAATAAACTTTATCATGGTGTTACAATAAATATCCTGAGTTAGAATCTGTGCATTTCAGTCTCTCAATGGTGAGCTGATCGCATCCAATTAAGCTTTTGGAGCCATATATGAGAAACACAACAAATTTTATCAGGTTGCAAGTAATTAGGCCTAGCTAGTGCGTCTGGAACCAGAGGTTGGATATGAGTATTGAtattattttgtgtaatctaaAATGACAGCTGCATTAAGAAACACAATGTTACAGCAAGATAAGTTTTCCTGTGTATGCTGGACTGCAATATGTTTTGTCAGGTGCGCTTGATCGGCTATTGTGTTTAGGGTTGTCTTTTCCTAGTCTATGAATATATTGATAATGGCAACCTAAGCCGACATCtgcgtagtttttttttttttgataagaaaaCGTAAATTTACAAGGAGAAACCTTCAGTACAACCCGACCCTAATTGGTCGAAAATATAACTGTT encodes the following:
- the LOC133725994 gene encoding LOW QUALITY PROTEIN: chitin elicitor receptor kinase 1-like (The sequence of the model RefSeq protein was modified relative to this genomic sequence to represent the inferred CDS: substituted 1 base at 1 genomic stop codon), which translates into the protein MVSSFESTQMKFRIGCVLFVVLCLCSGANSQCGSSQSCDALGSYYLWQGTNLTFTGTLMNTSDAIIASVNKLPNKDSVQSGTRVNVPFSCGCINGSFLGHVFEYDIVKGDTYEKVASLYYANLTTADAMAWFNEHPEIDIPDNAKLNVVVNCSCGNSAVSEDYGLFITYPLLPGDSLASIAQAENLDQSLLQDYNPGVNFSGGSGYVYIPGKDQNGSYVPLKQSSAGMTFSKSWSDIQCQCVRVDSAINSNLSSIFVSVXAGLAGGAIAGIIVGVIAGVLLVAGFVYFGFYRKKKVDTTALLPTSEQSSQNGRSLGIIPDKSTETNSASRGPTGITVDKSVEFSFEELSRATDNFSLANKIGQGGFGAVYYAELRGEKAAIKKMDMQASKEFLAELNVLTRVHHLNLVRLIGYCVEGSLFLVYEYIENGNLSQHLRGSERDPIPWSNRVQIALDSARGLEYIHEHTVPVYIHRDIKSANILIDKNYHAKVADFGLTKLTEVGSTSLPTRLVGTFGYMPPEYAQYGEVSPKVDVYAFGVVLYELISAKEAVVRANASGAESRGLVGLFEEVLNQPDPREELQKVVDPRLGDSYPLESVRKMAQLAKACVHENKELRPSMRSIVVALMTLSSSTEDWDVGSFYENQSLVNLMSGR